A genomic stretch from Clostridia bacterium includes:
- a CDS encoding TMEM165/GDT1 family protein, translated as MYKTIISTFLLVFLAELGDKTQLSTMLLASKSKSIWYVFIGSACALVLSSLLGVLAGSVINKFIPAFYVQLFSGIAFIIIGVLLVSGKI; from the coding sequence ATGTATAAAACTATAATCTCGACCTTTTTACTTGTTTTTCTTGCAGAACTCGGAGATAAAACTCAATTATCTACCATGCTTCTTGCTTCTAAATCAAAATCTATCTGGTATGTTTTTATTGGCTCGGCATGTGCTTTAGTTTTATCATCTCTTTTAGGAGTTTTGGCTGGTTCTGTTATCAATAAATTTATACCTGCATTTTATGTACAGCTATTTTCCGGCATTGCATTTATAATCATAGGAGTCTTATTAGTATCTGGAAAAATATAA
- the dnaA gene encoding chromosomal replication initiator protein DnaA, producing MNTQLSDIWQRTMDLLKNELTEISFNTWIKTIEPLSLNANSINLGVPAEFNKGILESRYTALIKNAIKQITSKEYNVNIVVPSQDDTKYNNQSDNNQNDELVVSILNPKYTFDTFVIGNSNRLAHAASVAVAESPAKAYNPLFIYGGVGLGKTHLMHAIGHYILSQNPSLKVLYVSSEKFTNELINAIKDDRNEEFRSKYRNIDILLIDDIQFIGGKERTQEEFFHTFNALYEANKQIILSSDKPPKDITTLEDRLRSRFEWGLIADIQPPDLETRIAILRKKAQLENLDVPNDVMVFIADKIASNIRELEGALNRVIAYSSLTEHEVSVELATEALKDILTVAKAKVINSTVIQNAVARYYDIKPEEFKSKKRNREIAFPRQIAMYLCRELTDMSLPKIGDEFGGRDHTTVIHAFDKITEDISNNSDTRRAIEELKRNIVGK from the coding sequence ATGAATACCCAATTATCAGATATATGGCAAAGGACAATGGATTTATTGAAAAACGAGCTTACAGAAATAAGCTTTAATACTTGGATTAAAACCATAGAACCATTATCACTAAATGCAAACTCCATAAATCTGGGTGTTCCCGCAGAATTCAACAAGGGAATTTTAGAATCAAGGTATACGGCATTAATAAAAAACGCAATCAAACAGATTACATCAAAAGAGTACAATGTTAATATAGTAGTCCCATCACAGGATGATACCAAATATAATAACCAATCGGATAATAACCAGAATGATGAACTGGTTGTATCAATATTGAATCCCAAATATACTTTTGATACTTTTGTAATAGGAAACAGTAACCGTTTAGCCCATGCAGCATCCGTAGCAGTAGCCGAATCACCGGCAAAGGCTTATAACCCTCTGTTTATATATGGAGGAGTTGGTTTGGGTAAAACCCACCTTATGCATGCTATAGGACATTATATATTAAGCCAGAATCCATCCTTAAAAGTATTGTATGTATCTTCGGAAAAATTTACAAATGAATTGATAAACGCGATTAAAGACGACAGGAATGAGGAGTTCAGGTCAAAATACAGAAATATTGATATTCTTCTAATAGATGATATCCAGTTTATAGGCGGCAAGGAAAGAACCCAGGAAGAATTTTTCCATACTTTCAATGCGCTATATGAAGCAAACAAGCAAATAATTCTTTCAAGTGACAAGCCTCCAAAGGATATTACTACATTAGAGGACAGGCTCCGCTCAAGGTTTGAATGGGGTCTTATAGCTGATATACAACCGCCTGATCTTGAAACCAGGATAGCTATACTCAGAAAGAAGGCTCAACTGGAAAATCTTGATGTTCCTAATGACGTTATGGTATTCATAGCTGACAAGATAGCTTCAAATATACGTGAACTTGAAGGAGCCCTTAATAGAGTAATTGCATATTCTTCTCTTACCGAACATGAAGTAAGTGTAGAACTGGCAACTGAAGCTTTAAAGGATATTCTGACAGTGGCAAAAGCTAAAGTTATTAACAGTACTGTTATACAAAATGCAGTAGCCAGATACTATGACATAAAGCCTGAAGAGTTCAAGTCAAAGAAGAGGAACAGAGAAATTGCATTTCCAAGACAGATTGCAATGTATCTGTGCAGAGAACTTACCGATATGTCTCTTCCTAAGATAGGTGACGAGTTTGGAGGACGAGATCATACAACAGTAATCCATGCCTTTGACAAGATAACTGAGGATATAAGCAACAACTCAGATACCAGGCGTGCAATAGAAGAACTTAAACGCAACATAGTGGGAAAATAA
- a CDS encoding DUF370 domain-containing protein: MFLHIGGDVVIPVKNIIAIMDIETTTISKDTKEFLKIAEEEGFIESISHDLPKSFIITEYDKKSKIYLSPISSVTLQKRSGYIDEISNL, translated from the coding sequence ATGTTTTTGCATATAGGAGGGGATGTAGTAATCCCTGTAAAAAATATAATAGCAATAATGGATATTGAAACTACAACCATATCCAAGGATACGAAAGAATTTCTGAAAATAGCTGAAGAGGAAGGGTTTATAGAAAGTATTTCACACGATTTGCCAAAATCTTTTATTATAACTGAGTATGACAAAAAGAGTAAAATATACCTTTCTCCCATATCTTCGGTTACTCTTCAGAAGAGATCCGGATATATTGATGAAATATCCAATCTGTAA
- the dnaN gene encoding DNA polymerase III subunit beta: protein MKIICSKEDLIEGINIVQKAVSTKTTLPILEGILLDAGDSFKLTGNDLEIGIECFVDADIKNQGKIVLNSKMFGDIVRRLPESEVLIEVKENNLVVIECENSHFEVKGLPADGYPAIPEIKKENAFKVNQKMIREMIKQTIFAVGIDENRPILTGSLIECKSNEITFVSIDGFRLALRKTEISNENASFNVVVPGKTLNEIVKILQPVDDELVIYNSNNQIMFDMKKCKVVSRLLEGEYLNYRGIIPQEHETKVKVNTKDMLSSIERASLITMEEKKYPVKFSINDDKIIISSNTDVGAVREEIRVDMTGNKLDIGFNPRYFIDALRIIEDDTIDICFTSNIGPCTIRPVKGDNFNYMILPVRTRND from the coding sequence ATGAAAATAATATGCTCTAAAGAGGATTTAATAGAAGGTATTAATATAGTTCAGAAAGCAGTATCAACAAAAACTACTTTACCCATACTTGAGGGAATTTTACTTGACGCAGGTGATAGTTTTAAACTAACAGGAAACGATCTTGAAATTGGTATAGAGTGTTTTGTTGATGCAGACATAAAAAATCAGGGAAAAATTGTCTTAAATTCAAAGATGTTTGGAGATATAGTAAGAAGACTACCCGAATCTGAAGTTTTGATAGAGGTAAAGGAAAATAACCTGGTAGTAATTGAATGCGAAAATTCACATTTTGAGGTAAAAGGCTTACCTGCTGATGGGTATCCTGCTATACCTGAAATAAAGAAAGAAAATGCTTTTAAAGTAAATCAGAAAATGATAAGAGAAATGATAAAGCAGACTATTTTTGCTGTAGGAATTGATGAAAACAGACCTATTTTAACAGGTTCCCTAATAGAATGCAAAAGTAATGAAATTACTTTTGTTTCAATAGATGGTTTCAGGCTTGCTCTTAGGAAAACAGAGATAAGCAATGAAAATGCAAGTTTTAACGTTGTTGTTCCGGGAAAAACGCTTAATGAGATAGTAAAGATACTCCAACCTGTTGATGATGAACTGGTTATTTATAATTCAAACAATCAGATAATGTTTGATATGAAAAAATGCAAGGTTGTATCCAGATTGCTGGAAGGAGAATATCTTAACTACAGGGGAATAATCCCCCAGGAGCATGAAACAAAGGTAAAAGTAAACACAAAGGATATGCTTTCAAGTATAGAAAGGGCTTCATTAATTACTATGGAAGAAAAGAAGTACCCGGTAAAATTCAGTATTAACGATGATAAGATAATTATTTCATCAAATACTGATGTCGGTGCTGTAAGGGAAGAGATCAGAGTGGACATGACAGGTAATAAACTTGATATAGGATTCAATCCCAGATATTTTATAGATGCTTTGAGAATAATAGAAGATGATACTATAGATATATGTTTTACATCAAATATTGGGCCGTGTACTATAAGGCCGGTAAAAGGGGATAATTTCAACTACATGATTCTTCCTGTCAGGACAAGAAACGATTAA
- the gyrB gene encoding DNA topoisomerase (ATP-hydrolyzing) subunit B → MLENEKVNVSYDESQIQVLEGLEAVRKRPGMYIGSTSIRGLHHLVYEIVDNSIDEALAGYCTEIEITINKDNSITNIDNGRGIPVGIHPKMGIPTVEVVHTVLHAGGKFGGEGYKVSGGLHGVGASVVNALSEYLEVEVSRDGNIYKQRYERGKTVSEIEIVGHTDITGTKTVFKPDNEVFEDLVFDFDTLLTRFRQMAFLNKGITIRLIDDRPEERVVKNLHYEGGIISFVEYMNRNKEVIHQKPIYIEGSRDTSYVEIAMQYNDTYVENIYSFANNIETTEGGTHMTGFKAAITKVFNDYARKYNIIKDNDKNLSGEDVREGLTAVISVKISEPQFEGQTKTKLGNSEIRSLVENVVSEKLTDFLEENPSISKVILEKSLTAARAREAARKARELTRRKSVLETNTLPGKLADCSERDPSLCEIYIVEGDSAGGSAKQGRERRYQAILPLWGKMMNVEKARLDKVYDNEKLLPVITALGSGIGDDFDVSKLRYHKVIIMADADVDGSHIRTLLLTFFFRYMKPLVENGHVYIAQPPLFKVAKGKEDFYAYNEKEVEKIVKEKGWRKEDCSIQRYKGLGEMNPDQLWETTMNPDSRTILKVELEDAVAADEIFTTLMGDKVEPRKEFIQAYAKMAANLDI, encoded by the coding sequence ATGCTGGAAAATGAAAAAGTAAATGTATCCTATGATGAGAGTCAGATACAGGTATTAGAAGGTCTGGAAGCAGTAAGAAAGAGACCGGGAATGTATATAGGAAGTACCTCTATAAGAGGGCTTCACCACCTTGTCTATGAGATAGTAGACAACAGCATAGACGAAGCTTTGGCAGGATATTGTACTGAAATAGAAATTACTATAAATAAAGATAACTCTATAACAAATATAGATAACGGAAGAGGGATACCTGTCGGAATTCACCCTAAAATGGGAATACCTACTGTAGAAGTAGTTCATACAGTTCTTCATGCCGGCGGAAAATTTGGAGGAGAAGGATATAAGGTATCGGGGGGACTTCATGGTGTAGGAGCTTCAGTTGTAAACGCCCTTTCAGAGTATTTGGAAGTGGAAGTTTCCAGAGATGGTAACATATATAAACAAAGGTATGAAAGAGGAAAAACTGTATCTGAAATTGAAATAGTGGGACATACTGATATAACTGGAACAAAAACTGTATTTAAGCCTGATAACGAAGTCTTTGAAGACCTCGTATTTGATTTTGATACTCTTCTGACTAGATTCAGACAAATGGCTTTTCTGAATAAAGGAATAACTATCAGACTTATTGATGACAGACCTGAAGAAAGAGTAGTTAAAAACCTGCATTATGAAGGCGGTATTATTTCCTTTGTAGAATATATGAACAGAAATAAGGAAGTAATACATCAGAAACCTATATATATAGAAGGTAGTAGAGATACTTCATATGTGGAAATAGCAATGCAGTACAATGATACGTATGTAGAAAATATATATAGTTTCGCGAATAATATAGAAACAACAGAAGGCGGTACTCATATGACCGGCTTCAAGGCTGCAATAACAAAAGTATTTAATGATTATGCAAGAAAATATAATATTATTAAAGATAATGATAAAAATCTTTCTGGAGAAGATGTAAGAGAAGGCTTAACAGCAGTAATCAGTGTAAAGATTTCTGAACCTCAGTTTGAGGGACAGACAAAAACGAAATTAGGAAATAGTGAAATAAGAAGCTTGGTAGAAAATGTAGTTAGTGAAAAGCTCACAGATTTTCTTGAGGAGAATCCATCAATTTCAAAGGTAATTCTTGAAAAGTCTCTTACTGCTGCAAGAGCAAGGGAAGCTGCACGTAAAGCAAGGGAACTGACAAGAAGAAAGAGTGTACTCGAAACAAATACTTTGCCTGGAAAACTAGCAGATTGTTCGGAGAGAGATCCATCATTATGTGAGATATACATCGTAGAGGGAGATTCAGCCGGGGGATCGGCTAAGCAGGGAAGAGAAAGAAGATATCAGGCAATTCTACCACTATGGGGAAAGATGATGAATGTAGAAAAAGCCAGATTGGATAAAGTATATGATAATGAAAAGCTTCTTCCGGTAATAACTGCTTTAGGATCAGGAATAGGTGATGATTTTGATGTATCAAAATTAAGATATCATAAAGTAATAATAATGGCAGATGCTGATGTCGACGGATCACATATCAGAACACTTTTACTTACATTCTTCTTTAGATATATGAAACCACTAGTAGAAAATGGACATGTATATATAGCACAGCCGCCTTTATTTAAAGTAGCAAAAGGTAAGGAAGATTTTTACGCATATAATGAAAAAGAGGTAGAAAAAATAGTAAAGGAAAAAGGATGGAGAAAAGAGGATTGCAGTATACAAAGATATAAGGGTCTTGGGGAAATGAATCCGGATCAGCTTTGGGAAACAACAATGAATCCTGATTCAAGAACAATATTAAAAGTAGAATTGGAAGACGCAGTAGCAGCAGATGAAATATTTACGACACTCATGGGGGATAAAGTTGAACCCCGGAAAGAATTTATACAAGCATATGCAAAGATGGCTGCAAATCTCGATATATAA
- the recF gene encoding DNA replication/repair protein RecF: MHIEKLKLINFRNYEKIDIKFGNNFNIIFGENAQGKTNILEAIFLCASGRSHRTSKDTDLIRINESGFLIKVEYKKQSMESQIEVLYEKEQKKRIKINEIPIKKIGNLIGNLNAIIFSPEDLMIIKEGPSERRRFIDITLSQLRPSYFYDLQQYAKVLHQRNILLKDIQKNRNLIDTLEVWNMNMAIIGTKIMKVRHEFIKKLNKYIEESHRRLAGGQESLKIKYSPSIAIKDFDEKDIKEEFTNTLKKNINKEILKQSTLYGPQRDDYEIRLNDMSLKLYGSQGQQRTAVLSIKLAEMEIMKEEIGEYPVLLLDDVMSELDNNRQEYLMENMRHIQTFITCTDSEFFKKRDKTEYTFFNIKKGEVTEIKKSIEENN; the protein is encoded by the coding sequence TTGCATATAGAAAAGTTAAAGTTAATTAATTTTAGGAATTATGAAAAGATTGATATAAAATTTGGTAATAACTTTAATATTATTTTTGGAGAAAATGCTCAAGGAAAAACAAATATTCTTGAGGCAATTTTTTTATGTGCATCAGGCAGATCGCACCGTACATCAAAAGACACAGATCTTATTAGAATAAATGAAAGTGGATTTCTTATAAAGGTTGAGTATAAAAAACAGAGTATGGAATCCCAAATAGAAGTGTTATACGAAAAAGAACAGAAGAAAAGGATTAAGATTAATGAAATACCAATAAAAAAGATAGGTAATCTAATAGGGAATTTAAATGCGATAATATTCTCTCCGGAAGATCTTATGATAATTAAAGAAGGTCCTTCCGAAAGGAGAAGATTTATTGACATTACACTAAGTCAGTTAAGGCCATCATATTTTTATGATTTGCAGCAGTATGCAAAGGTACTTCATCAGAGAAACATACTTTTGAAAGATATACAAAAAAACAGAAATTTAATTGATACTTTGGAAGTATGGAATATGAATATGGCAATTATAGGAACAAAAATAATGAAAGTACGCCATGAGTTTATAAAAAAGCTGAATAAATATATAGAGGAAAGCCACAGAAGATTGGCAGGGGGACAGGAAAGTCTAAAAATTAAGTACAGTCCTTCTATAGCAATAAAAGATTTTGATGAAAAGGATATTAAAGAAGAATTCACTAACACACTGAAAAAGAACATTAACAAAGAAATATTAAAACAATCTACATTATATGGCCCACAAAGGGATGATTATGAAATTCGGCTGAATGATATGAGTTTAAAACTCTATGGATCACAGGGGCAACAAAGAACTGCCGTGTTATCTATAAAGCTTGCTGAAATGGAAATAATGAAAGAAGAAATAGGAGAGTATCCTGTTTTATTGTTAGATGATGTAATGTCTGAACTTGATAACAATAGGCAGGAGTATTTGATGGAGAATATGAGACATATACAGACATTCATCACCTGTACAGATTCAGAATTTTTTAAAAAAAGAGATAAAACAGAATACACATTCTTTAATATAAAAAAGGGAGAAGTAACTGAAATAAAGAAGTCTATAGAGGAAAATAATTAA
- the yaaA gene encoding S4 domain-containing protein YaaA: METITINTEFIKLDQFLKWIGAVDTGADAKNVIAEGIVKVNGNVEIKRGKKLRSGDTVEIEGKIFKIG; the protein is encoded by the coding sequence ATGGAAACAATTACTATTAATACAGAATTTATAAAATTGGATCAGTTTTTAAAATGGATAGGGGCAGTTGATACAGGTGCTGATGCAAAGAATGTAATTGCAGAAGGGATAGTAAAAGTAAACGGAAATGTAGAAATAAAGAGGGGAAAAAAACTAAGAAGCGGGGATACTGTGGAGATAGAGGGAAAAATATTTAAAATTGGATAA